In the Nothobranchius furzeri strain GRZ-AD chromosome 1, NfurGRZ-RIMD1, whole genome shotgun sequence genome, GAGAAAAAAGTGCTTTTGAATTATCCTGATTAGAGTGAATTAAACCAGAATAATAAGCAGATTTGATGAGATGGTCCTTGTAGAGCATTATATGATTGGAGTACATCAGTACAGCAATgttagaaaatctgatgtttttcttATTATAATCAGAATCAGTTTCCCACCTTCTCCCTTTGACTTAGCAGCTGTTGCTTCGCCTTCTCCGCCTTTTCTTCTTCACTCTCTGTCCTCTCCGTCGCCTTGTCCACAGTAGGGACACCCACATAGACAGCTGACGATGTTTCCTTGTCATCTGTGGCTCTTTTGGAATCAACTCTAAATTTAGGGACCAGAGGTGCGATGTAGCTGTCGACAAATGCCTGGACGCTGGGCCGAGGGTAGGACAGATAGTGTGTGAAGCCTTTCTTTGAGGGGGGAGTCAGCTCAGAAACAGACAGGGAGGCCGAGGCTTCAGCAGGAGGGACGTCCGCAGCTGGAATGGGCTTGTCTAATGGAGAGGTGGATGGTGCTTCTATACTCTTTGTCTCTGATGCTGGAGACAAAACAGGAATGCGGTCCGCAGTTTCCAGAGAGGATGTGTGAGGAAGAGGTTTAGTTACAGTATCCTGTTTTTGCTGCAGTTGCCTGAGCTCCCCGTCTTCTTGTATGTCCGAGCCAAAATAACTGCTGATGTGATGGGACAGGGAATTGTATGTCTCATCCAGGTTAGTAGACAGAGCTGCTGGCTGTAGAAGCTGCATCGTTTGTTTCGCCACGGTTGAGGAAGAGCCGGGGGCAGACGTAGGTACACTGGATGACTTCTTTGTGGCAACAAAAGGATTTTTGTTTATTTGCTCGTTTGAATAATCAGACTCGTCCACCACTTTGCTTTTTCCACCAACTTCTGCTTCTTCCATTGTGGTCTGAGGTGGAGAGGTGTCGCTGGAGCTTAGAGCCTCAGCTTGGATCAGACCTTTCCCAGTATGGGTGCTGTCCGCTGTGCAAATGACAGGCTTGAGCCGAGTGAACTTGGACATGAGGTCTGTGCTGCCAAAAGCCTTGGTTACACTGTTGATGGTGGACCTGAGTCGGGACATGCGTCTGATGACTCAACAGGAACATGGGTGGAGAAATAACTGAGGCAAAGGGCTTAAGCTAAAATGTTTGTTTGGATTTTTGCACCATCCATGGCAGACGCAGCTCGCTCCATTTTGGACACAAATTATCTTTACTGAATCTTTGCTGTGGATCCACTTTTCTGGGGGGAAAATGGAGCATTAATAAGATCAAATAAGCAGGGATGTTTCCTTTAAAACTGTAAGTTACACAACGTGGCCAGCAGGGGGATCTGTCTAACCTTCTTTCTGCTCTGGTAACCATGGAAACTGTGCTTCAACGCGTTCTCGGGTCACTTTTTGACCGATCTGATGAAGTTAAGATGGATACCTATACCGCGGAGTCGTCATTGCTCGTAAAAGCGTGGCTGGACAGACAAAAATCCTCTGAGAAGCAAGGAAACAACTCTAACGGAACCCAGACGGACACATTTCAGTGGATCACCTGCAGAGACTTCACCGTCGAGCTGGGCAAGGAGCAGATTAACGATTATATTCAAACATGGGGAATTCGGCCCTGTTGGCGTCACAGCGTCAACTTTCTCTACTCAACCGAGGAGACGCACGGCACCCTCTACCACTACCGGGCCCGCTTCGGCACCCCGACAGCGCGGAGACCGGTTACAAGAACAGCCTGTGTCTACTTTGCCGTAGAAGTGACTAAAAACGAGTCCCAAAGCCTTCCGGTGGAGGTCTACTTCATTGTGGAGTCAAACAGGCTTGTCCACTCCGCCGGGGAGAGCCGCGTGAGGGAGGAGTGGCTGGCGGACGTTATCGAAAACAAGACTTTGGTCCAAACAATGATGGACCTGTTTGACCAATAAAACACCGGCCAGCTCCTCTCGGGTTCTGTTCTGTTCCCGCTGTAAAACGCTTTCTGGACGCTTTACTTTTTCCTCCAATGACGAAACGTTTAAATAACGTGGAACGAAAATGACTGATAACTTGCGTCAAACATGCGAGGTTAACATTCTGTTAAACGTTGTGGTTCTAAACTGATAAATGTGTTGAATTTGTACACATCTAACATGTATTAACAAAGTGCATCCTTACCAAACAAAAAGCAGGGTGGGTTTCAGAGAATTTTCATTGATCGAGGCTTGTTGGCAAAAAATAAACAGGAAATggagtttttcttcttcttcttctttggtgtAATAAAGTTAATTTGCCGCCCCCTACCGTTGTTTCTGTGGCTTAGCCACAGAATGTTTTTAGAGCAAAAATAACTGCAAAAAATACAATTATTACAACAATGAAATTTTAAAGATGGAAAAGATTCAAAAGCCACAGTTTATCTTTTATTATATCAGAAGTTAACTCTGCTAGAATTATAACAGATGATTGTGAAATACTGTAGATTTGTCATTTGAATGAACAGGCTGCAGTACTTTGTTAGAGCCACACTATGTCGCCAAAATAATGAGatcataaaaaaaatatatatatttttaattttctgaCTAATTGTTAATAAAACGTGTAATGATAATTGTGCACCGTGCATTACCAAATGCAAAGATTAACTTCAGGATATAAAAATGAAATATGGGTTGATCTTCCATACAagttaaaaatacaataaaaggtCCCAAGTTCTAAAAATAACAGTGTAAATTACAGTCTTCAGCAAATCTGTGATCATTCACAAGCTATTCATAGTGTGTCCCCATAATGTTTCATTTGTATTTACAAACTCATTCAAACACAAATATGCCCCAAACACAAGCTAAATATGGTTTTATAATGTTGTAACAACCGTAAATAACAtccactcacacctagggacaattaggCATGCCAATCAAACCagcatgcatgtttttggcctgtgggaggtAACCGcagtacctggagaaaaccctTGCATGTACAAGGAGAACATGCAACAGTGCTGCGCCATCGTGCACCTCATCATTGAGTCACCTTGTAAAAAAAACACCCCGTAGTACATCTACTGTCAATTTATTTGTATAATTATAAAGGTATCATCCACTGAAATTAATCTATATTCACaaaaaattaaacatttcatCCATAATAAATTCTGCATCCAAAGCATGATTTACACCAAGAGTCTTTCACTGATTACCATGCATGTCAAATGAACAGGCCATTAAAGCGATGGAAATCCTTTTCTGCTGGTGAAAATTGCTGGAGAGATTTGTGTGCTTTGTTCGGTTTGAGCATGCCTGCTGATAAACGTGTCGGCAGATGACAATAACTCTGTCACATGGCAGATCGATGCACCTGAATTTCCTGGAAAAAGGTTAATAGCCTTTTGACTAAAGTGCCTGAGGAACTTGTTCCCAATGTGAAATGTGAAGTTCTATAATGGAAACTACTTCAAAGAATAGCCTTTTTACAAAACATCTATGTAGCTTTGCAAatgtatacagtggtgtgaaaagggaatttAAAGTAATTCTTTGAGATTTCTTGTTTTAGCTTTTCTGTCCTATTCAATAAAATCGTATTtaataacacacaaaaaaacctGAGTAAACACAAAAGGCTGTTTTGAAACAGTGGTTTTGTCACGTTGAGTCGGGGTTTGGACccaagaggcagagagagagagagagagagagagagagagagagagagagagagagagagagagagagagagagagagagagagagagagagagagagagagagagagagagagagagagagagagagagagagagagagagatattaaGTCGATTATGAATGTTCCTTTATGGAGGAGGGTCGCAGCAAAATCCagatgaaacacaagaatcaaaCTGAAAAGTCTTAGGAGGACAGGCAGCAAAAAAGAACACTGACAAGCAACAATTAACCACCTATCACAAAAGACAAGAccggggcttaaatacacagggctgggtgattgagggaattgggcacaggtgggACTAATTAACTGAGAGGAGAAGCAGAAccaagcaggggaggaaaccagaccgaaAACCTGTAAAACAAAAGCTACTGAACCTAAAGAAACCTAAACACTATAGAAATAAGGGCAGAGGGGACactaaagataaataaactaatgacCTAAAGTGTTATACAACTTTAGTTATCCATATAGAACAAAATACACTGAAAGGCTGGGGGATAATAATACCTAATCAAAGTAAATGACATAAGAAGGAGGGGAACCATGAGGGGACACAGGAGACGGGGACACGGGGGATGAGGACATGGAACGTGACATGTTTCAATGATTCAAAAAGAGCAGCATGGAAAATCAATTTGTGTCCTAACCCTAAGAGCGATGCAGGTCTGACGGTAACCAGGCCTGCACGTGCGGTTACTGGAAATAACCTCAGCTTTATGAATTATAGTTAATCACATTTAAATTGTGATTTAATAAGGGCCAGATGGGTGTAGAGAGC is a window encoding:
- the akap14 gene encoding A-kinase anchor protein 14 — translated: METVLQRVLGSLFDRSDEVKMDTYTAESSLLVKAWLDRQKSSEKQGNNSNGTQTDTFQWITCRDFTVELGKEQINDYIQTWGIRPCWRHSVNFLYSTEETHGTLYHYRARFGTPTARRPVTRTACVYFAVEVTKNESQSLPVEVYFIVESNRLVHSAGESRVREEWLADVIENKTLVQTMMDLFDQ